A single genomic interval of Cucumis sativus cultivar 9930 chromosome 5, Cucumber_9930_V3, whole genome shotgun sequence harbors:
- the LOC101205815 gene encoding L-aspartate oxidase, chloroplastic gives MAICIPVGSCKLFCRAVDLKGQGCRRAQWDASVAFKRCLQDEFSRSCELSKFSHVYRSKASQPIICKKWRTLTAVTSACLSDGSTKYFDFVVIGSGVAGLRYALEVAKCGSVAVITKAEPHESNTNYAQGGVSAVLCPSDSVESHVQDTIVAGAHLCNEETVRVVCTEGPDRIKELIAMGASFDHGEDGNLHLAREGGHSHRRIVHAADMTGREIERALLEAVVRDPNIFVFEHHFAIDLLTSEDGSDIVCVGVDTLNAETLEVTRFISKVTLLASGGAGHMYPSTTNPPVATGDGIAMSHRAQAVISNMEFVQFHPTALADEGLPVRLEKPRDNAFLITEAVRGDGGILYNLSMERFMPLYDERAELAPRDVVARSIDDQLKKRNEKYVLLDISHKPRESILSHFPNIAAECLKHGLDITCQPIPVVPAAHYICGGVRAGLQGETNVRGLYVAGEVACTGLHGANRLASNSLLEALVFARRAVEPSVDHMRNSSLDSSALNRWARPFVPVSLGNDFMSRIISMTKDVRKQLQLIMWKYVGIVRSTTRLETAERKISELEATWEEYLFHQGWEPTMVGLEVCEMRNLFCCAKLVVSSALARQESRGLHYTIDFPHLEESKRLPTIIFPCSPTKSTWSSRQLHWQPV, from the exons ATGGCGATTTGTATACCTGTTGGAAGCTGCAAACTGTTTTGCAGGGCGGTAGACTTGAAGGGGCAAGGTTGTCGAAGAGCTCAATGGGACGCTAGTGTAGCTTTCAAAAGATGCTTGCAGGATGAGTTCTCGAG GTCATGTGAGTTAAGTAAGTTCTCGCATGTATACAGAAGCAAGGCTTCCCAACCTATAATTTGTAAGAAATGGAGAACTCTGACGGCAGTAACCTCAGCGTGCTTGAGTGACGGTtcaacaaagtattttgattttgttgttattggTAGTGGAGTTGCTGGCCTTCGTTATGCTCTTGAAGTTGCTAAGTGTGGATCTGTTGCTGTGATCACCAAGGCTGAGCCTCATGAGAGCAATACAAATTATGCTCAAGGTGGTGTTAGTGCTGTTCTTTGTCCTTCAGACTCTGTTGAAAGTCACGTGCAGGACACCATCGTAGCCGGGGCTCATCTGTGTAATGAGGAAACAGTTAGG GTTGTATGTACAGAAGGACCTGACAGAATCAAAGAGCTGATTGCTATGGGTGCATCATTTGACCATGGGGAAGATGGTAATTTGCATCTAGCAAGGGAAGGGGGACACTCTCATCGTAGAATTGTTCATGCTGCAGACATGACTGGAAGGGAAATCGAGCGGGCTCTTTTGGAGGCCGTTGTCAGGGATCctaatatttttgtgtttgagCACCATTTTGCGATTGATTTGCTTACTTCTGAG GATGGTTCTGACATAGTTTGTGTTGGTGTTGATACTCTGAATGCTGAAACACTAGAG GTAACACGGTTTATTTCAAAGGTGACTCTACTTGCCTCAGGTGGAGCTGGTCATATGTATCCATCAACGACAAATCCGCCG GTTGCCACGGGAGACGGAATTGCCATGTCCCATCGAGCTCAAGCTGTAATTTCTAACATGGA ATTTGTGCAGTTCCACCCAACTGCCTTAGCTGATGAAGGCCTTCCAGTAAGATTAGAAAAACCAAGAGATAATGCTTTTCTTATAACTGAAGCCGTTAGGGGTGATGGAGGTATCTTGTACAATTTAAGTATGGAAAGATTTATGCCATTGTATGACGAGAGAGCTGAGCTCGCCCCAAGAGATGTCGTGGCTAGAAGCATAGATGACCAGCTGAAAAAGCGAAATGAGAAGTATGTGCTCTTAGATATTAGTCACAAACCCAGGGAAAGTATCCTCTCCCATTTCCCCAATATTGCTGCCGAGTGCCTCAAACATGGTTTGGACATTACATGCCAGCCAATTCCGGTAGTCCCAGCTGCTCATTACATTTGTGGAGGAGTTCGTGCTGGGCTTCAAGGGGAGACAAATGTGCGGGGTCTATATGTTGCGGGTGAGGTTGCATGCACGGGGTTACACGGAGCCAATCGCCTAGCTAGCAACTCATTACTCGAAGCCCTTGTGTTTGCACGGAGGGCTGTTGAGCCCTCTGTTGATCATATGAGGAACTCAAGTCTTGATTCCAGTGCCTTGAATAGGTGGGCTAGACCTTTTGTACCTGTGTCCCTAGGGAACGATTTCATGAGCAGAATTATATCGATGACCAAGGACGTAAGGAAACAGTTACAACTAATCATGTGGAAGTATGTTGGAATTGTTCGGTCAACCACCAGGCTCGAGACAGCAGAGCGGAAGATCAGTGAGCTAGAAGCAACATGGGAAGAGTACTTGTTTCATCAAGGATGGGAGCCAACGATGGTGGGTCTAGAGGTTTGTGAAATGAGGAACCTGTTTTGCTGCGCGAAACTGGTTGTAAGCAGCGCTCTCGCTCGGCAAGAGAGCCGTGGGCTTCATTACACAATCGATTTTCCTCATCTTGAGGAAAGTAAGAGACTTCCAACCATCATATTTCCTTGTTCACCCACCAAGAGTACATGGAGCTCAAGGCAGCTTCACTGGCAACCTGTGTAG